In one window of Streptomyces roseofulvus DNA:
- a CDS encoding cytochrome P450, translating to MSRTDLGTPSLDLTDPAAFVDNDVHAYWRDVRARNPVHWHEATERNPGFWVVSRYADVQPLYTDEALGSARGNVLDVVLRGDDSAGGSMVAVTDPPRHRPLRNLLFSSFTPRVLGEVVEEVGRRTDALVASVVGRGTFDFAAEIADRIPMNTICDLLSVPAADREELLRWNKKALSSVDAAYDEVDAIAARNEIVLYFMDLAQERRARPGDDVISLLAAAEVQGRPLTLEELAVNCYSLILGGDETSRVSAISGVLALIDHPDQWRALRTGEVSVESAVEEVLRWSTPSFHVARTALRDLEIAGNAVRAGDIVTLWTVSANNDETVFDEPRRFTLSRSPNKHLSFGHGPHYCLGAFLARAELRTLLTALVAQVGRMELCGSPRPIYSNFLNGYDDLPVRFEGR from the coding sequence ATGAGCCGGACCGATCTCGGCACGCCCTCTCTCGACCTCACCGATCCGGCCGCGTTCGTGGACAACGACGTCCACGCGTACTGGCGGGACGTGCGGGCCCGGAATCCCGTCCACTGGCACGAGGCGACCGAACGCAACCCGGGGTTCTGGGTGGTGTCGCGGTACGCCGACGTGCAGCCGCTGTACACCGACGAGGCCCTCGGCTCCGCCCGCGGCAACGTCCTCGACGTCGTCCTGCGCGGCGACGACTCGGCCGGCGGCAGCATGGTGGCGGTGACCGACCCCCCGCGCCACCGGCCGCTGCGCAACCTGCTGTTCAGCTCGTTCACGCCGCGGGTGCTGGGCGAGGTCGTGGAGGAGGTCGGGCGGCGCACCGACGCGCTGGTGGCCTCGGTCGTCGGGCGGGGCACCTTCGACTTCGCCGCCGAGATCGCCGACCGGATCCCGATGAACACGATCTGCGATCTGCTGTCGGTCCCGGCGGCGGACCGCGAGGAGCTGCTGCGCTGGAACAAGAAGGCGCTCTCGTCGGTCGACGCGGCGTACGACGAGGTCGACGCGATCGCCGCCCGCAACGAGATCGTGCTCTACTTCATGGACCTGGCGCAGGAGCGCCGCGCCCGCCCCGGTGACGACGTCATCAGCCTGCTCGCCGCCGCCGAGGTGCAGGGCCGCCCGCTCACCCTCGAGGAACTCGCGGTCAACTGCTACAGCCTGATCCTCGGCGGCGACGAGACGTCCCGGGTGTCGGCGATCAGCGGGGTGCTCGCCCTGATCGACCATCCCGACCAGTGGCGGGCCCTGCGGACGGGCGAGGTGTCCGTCGAGTCGGCGGTGGAGGAGGTCCTCCGCTGGTCGACGCCCTCCTTCCACGTGGCCCGCACCGCCCTGCGCGACCTGGAGATCGCCGGCAACGCGGTGCGCGCCGGCGACATCGTCACGCTGTGGACCGTCTCCGCCAACAACGACGAGACGGTCTTCGACGAGCCGCGCCGCTTCACGCTCTCCCGCTCGCCGAACAAGCACCTGTCGTTCGGCCACGGCCCGCACTACTGCCTGGGCGCGTTCCTCGCCCGCGCGGAGCTGAGGACGCTGCTGACCGCGCTGGTCGCGCAGGTCGGCCGGATGGAGCTGTGCGGCTCCCCCCGGCCGATCTACTCGAACTTCCTCAACGGCTACGACGACCTGCCGGTGCGCTTCGAGGGCCGCTGA
- a CDS encoding MbtH family protein, translated as MFNPFEDDSREYLALCNDEEQYSLWPHGLEIPAGWRKVYGPAARENVLDLIDRSWTDMRPKSLREANGQGDCP; from the coding sequence ATGTTCAATCCATTCGAGGACGACAGCCGAGAATATCTGGCGCTATGCAATGACGAAGAGCAGTATTCACTCTGGCCGCACGGCTTAGAAATTCCCGCAGGCTGGCGAAAGGTGTACGGGCCGGCCGCCCGGGAAAACGTTCTCGACCTCATCGACCGGTCATGGACGGATATGCGGCCGAAGAGCCTGCGGGAAGCGAACGGGCAAGGAGACTGTCCGTGA
- a CDS encoding terpene synthase family protein, whose translation MTRPLGDLALPSAAQCVPVTVLALKVLADLRSWTAEYPQVLGPTPIEALAISTAAISPWRGAKELLPAARMYVWAYALDDHVEQNVRSLDELDDLFGRCEAVVRGGDRDDSHPLLASLSDWQSDLERAPHYPKLAGLWGDRFAEALRGERYDWTAGLARDLGEGPSDPQEYLTYAASSNAWITHFPRWATSDRDDLLDHLSALDSALEAIEVAVRLSNDLATFERERAEPGQNNILMYDTTPAWVQEELDRRSRAAQEQLEPLVAAGFPPAVELLRLLDWSITFYSGADFRGWGSDRDLTGPSPT comes from the coding sequence GTGACCCGGCCCCTGGGCGACCTCGCCCTCCCCTCCGCGGCGCAGTGCGTGCCCGTCACCGTGCTGGCGCTGAAGGTCCTGGCCGATCTGCGGTCCTGGACGGCGGAGTACCCGCAGGTCCTCGGGCCCACGCCGATCGAGGCCCTGGCGATCTCCACCGCGGCGATCAGCCCGTGGCGCGGCGCCAAGGAACTCCTGCCGGCGGCCCGGATGTACGTGTGGGCCTACGCCCTGGACGACCACGTCGAGCAGAACGTCCGGAGCCTCGACGAACTCGACGACCTGTTCGGCCGCTGCGAGGCCGTCGTCCGGGGCGGCGACCGGGACGACAGCCACCCCCTGCTGGCCTCCCTGTCGGACTGGCAGTCCGATCTGGAGCGCGCTCCGCACTACCCGAAGCTGGCCGGCCTGTGGGGCGACCGGTTCGCCGAGGCCCTGCGCGGCGAGCGGTACGACTGGACCGCGGGCCTGGCCAGGGACCTCGGCGAGGGCCCTTCCGATCCGCAGGAGTACCTCACGTACGCCGCCAGCTCCAACGCGTGGATCACCCACTTCCCGCGCTGGGCGACCAGCGACCGGGACGACCTCCTCGACCACCTGTCGGCCCTGGACAGCGCCCTGGAGGCGATCGAGGTCGCCGTGCGCCTCTCCAACGACCTGGCCACCTTCGAGCGGGAGCGGGCCGAGCCCGGTCAGAACAACATCCTGATGTACGACACCACGCCCGCCTGGGTCCAGGAGGAACTCGACCGGCGTTCCCGCGCGGCGCAGGAGCAGCTCGAACCGCTGGTGGCGGCCGGGTTCCCGCCCGCCGTCGAGCTGCTCCGCCTGCTCGACTGGTCGATCACCTTCTACAGCGGCGCCGACTTCCGCGGATGGGGATCCGACCGGGATCTCACCGGGCCCTCCCCCACGTGA
- a CDS encoding helix-turn-helix domain-containing protein: MTQARIPDCPLARTVEVVGSWWTLEILHVVLGGHTRFSAIRRDLETPADVLADRIAALTAKGLLEVDDTADGAADGAAEPGDPAYRATDLGRSLRPLLLVMAAFGNHRLAPEDRSLILVDEETGREVDPVVVDRATGRRVDTAGFVFARGPKAGEQIAARYPEAPAGR, translated from the coding sequence ATGACCCAGGCACGTATCCCCGACTGCCCGCTGGCCCGCACGGTCGAGGTCGTCGGTTCGTGGTGGACGCTGGAGATCCTGCACGTGGTCCTCGGGGGCCACACCCGGTTCTCCGCGATCCGCCGGGATCTGGAGACCCCCGCCGACGTCCTGGCGGACCGGATCGCCGCGCTGACGGCGAAGGGTCTGCTGGAGGTCGACGACACCGCCGACGGCGCGGCCGACGGCGCCGCCGAGCCGGGCGACCCGGCGTACCGGGCCACCGATCTGGGCCGCTCGCTGCGCCCGCTCCTCCTGGTGATGGCGGCCTTCGGGAACCACCGGCTGGCCCCGGAGGACCGCAGTCTCATCCTGGTCGACGAGGAGACGGGCAGGGAGGTGGACCCGGTCGTGGTCGACCGGGCGACCGGCCGCCGCGTCGACACCGCCGGCTTCGTCTTCGCCCGTGGCCCGAAGGCCGGCGAACAGATCGCCGCCCGCTACCCGGAGGCCCCGGCCGGGCGGTGA
- a CDS encoding prenyltransferase/squalene oxidase repeat-containing protein: protein MNETSFAALRSAAQDIVDEMIADPYGLTSPSVYETARMVASTPWLEGHQQRVEYLLAQQHEDGTWGGPAAYGLVPTLSAVDALLSVAGTQDAPRIAKAVESGLAALADRFPRDAELPDTIAVELLAPWLIEQIDQRLSGMDDRGALPARLDLQADTGTLDKIRELLRRHTSIPEKTWHSLEALGAPAVRSDTVTPTGGAVGASPAATAAWLGEPPHTDAVKASLEYLHRTQARHGGPVSGITSITYFELAWVVAALAGSGLDVDIPAQVADTLRTALGTDGLGAGPGLPSDSDDTSAALHALDLLGKPESVDCLWEYDTGLYFTCFPNERTPSTSTNAHILIALADRRGQGDTRVDGAVERVGDWLVDQQEPDGRWMDKWHASPYYATACGAAAMARLDGPRASAALDAAVRWVLDTQHADGSWGRWEGTGEETAYALQVLNHQAAPDRRSLEAIRAGRAFLTAHVADGREDTPLWHDKDLYTPVRVIRAEILATLAATRHLADSEQEAGA, encoded by the coding sequence ATGAACGAGACCTCCTTCGCAGCCCTGCGCAGCGCGGCGCAGGACATCGTCGACGAGATGATCGCCGATCCCTACGGCCTCACCTCGCCGTCGGTGTACGAGACCGCGCGGATGGTGGCGTCCACCCCCTGGCTGGAGGGCCATCAGCAGCGCGTGGAGTACCTGCTGGCCCAGCAGCACGAGGACGGGACGTGGGGCGGGCCGGCGGCCTACGGGCTGGTGCCCACGCTCAGCGCCGTCGACGCCCTGCTGTCCGTCGCCGGTACGCAGGACGCGCCGCGGATCGCCAAGGCCGTGGAGTCGGGGCTGGCCGCGCTGGCCGACCGGTTCCCCCGAGACGCCGAACTCCCGGACACCATCGCCGTGGAGCTGCTGGCTCCCTGGCTGATCGAGCAGATCGACCAGCGGCTCTCCGGGATGGACGACCGGGGCGCCCTGCCCGCCCGTCTGGACCTCCAGGCCGACACGGGAACGCTGGACAAGATCCGCGAGCTGCTGCGTCGGCACACCTCCATACCGGAGAAGACCTGGCACTCGCTGGAGGCCCTCGGCGCCCCGGCCGTGCGGTCCGACACGGTGACGCCGACGGGCGGGGCGGTGGGTGCCTCCCCCGCCGCCACCGCCGCCTGGCTGGGCGAACCGCCGCACACGGACGCCGTGAAGGCGTCCCTGGAGTACCTGCACCGGACCCAGGCGCGGCACGGCGGCCCGGTCTCGGGCATCACCTCGATCACCTACTTCGAACTGGCCTGGGTGGTGGCCGCGTTGGCCGGCTCCGGCCTGGACGTGGACATCCCCGCCCAGGTCGCGGACACGCTCCGGACCGCGCTGGGCACGGACGGACTCGGCGCCGGCCCGGGTCTCCCGTCCGACTCCGACGACACGTCCGCCGCCCTGCACGCCCTCGACCTCCTCGGGAAGCCGGAGTCGGTCGACTGCCTGTGGGAGTACGACACCGGCCTGTACTTCACCTGCTTCCCGAACGAACGCACCCCTTCCACCTCGACCAACGCGCACATCCTGATCGCGCTGGCGGACCGCCGCGGACAGGGCGACACGCGGGTCGACGGCGCCGTCGAGCGGGTCGGCGACTGGCTGGTCGACCAGCAGGAGCCGGACGGCCGCTGGATGGACAAGTGGCACGCCTCCCCGTACTACGCGACCGCCTGCGGCGCCGCCGCCATGGCCCGCCTGGACGGGCCGCGCGCGTCCGCGGCCCTGGACGCCGCCGTCCGCTGGGTGCTCGACACCCAGCACGCCGACGGGTCGTGGGGGCGCTGGGAGGGCACCGGCGAGGAGACCGCCTACGCCCTTCAGGTGCTGAACCACCAGGCCGCCCCCGACCGCCGGTCCCTGGAGGCGATCCGGGCGGGCAGGGCGTTCCTGACGGCCCATGTCGCGGACGGGCGCGAGGACACTCCGCTGTGGCACGACAAGGACCTGTACACCCCGGTCCGGGTCATCCGCGCCGAGATCCTCGCCACCCTGGCCGCGACGCGGCACCTGGCCGACTCCGAGCAGGAGGCAGGCGCGTGA
- a CDS encoding winged helix-turn-helix domain-containing protein: MTTEVKSWVRFVRWPAESKIREECRARRRLCLLVVEHGAPPPERIGLYEDWVRPPIVPEDLQARVSQLEARVVLNEKPVLDPAGILFFRDSSVTLSMLQCEILAPLISRYCQVVYRNELGKILEQCGASASSNAIDLHVLRLRRRLQPLGLTLRNVWGRGFTIEPNWQN; the protein is encoded by the coding sequence GTGACCACCGAGGTGAAGAGCTGGGTGAGATTCGTCCGGTGGCCCGCCGAAAGCAAGATCCGTGAGGAATGCCGGGCACGACGCCGGCTGTGTCTCCTGGTCGTGGAGCACGGAGCTCCGCCGCCGGAACGGATCGGACTCTACGAGGACTGGGTGCGCCCGCCCATCGTCCCGGAGGATCTCCAGGCCCGGGTCAGCCAGTTGGAGGCCCGAGTCGTCCTCAACGAGAAGCCGGTGCTCGACCCGGCGGGCATCCTCTTCTTCCGTGACTCGTCCGTCACGCTCTCGATGCTCCAGTGCGAGATCCTGGCCCCGCTGATCTCCCGGTACTGCCAGGTGGTCTACCGCAACGAGCTGGGGAAGATCCTGGAGCAGTGCGGAGCCAGCGCGTCGAGCAACGCGATCGACCTGCACGTGCTCCGGCTGCGCCGCCGCCTGCAGCCCCTCGGCCTGACCCTGCGCAACGTCTGGGGACGCGGCTTCACCATCGAGCCGAACTGGCAGAACTAG
- a CDS encoding non-ribosomal peptide synthetase translates to MRLLPDFFETRVAEVPDAPSVLFGDTVVDYAELNARANRLARRLIAAGVGPDRLVAIAVPRSVRLIVAVLAVLKAGGAYLPLDPSYPAERLTHMVVDAEPVMLLRTEDVTSLRLDVPEIVLGDPSFEAACAQESDADVTQDERLAPLLPAHLMYVIYTSGSTGVPKGVAVSHSGVADLVSTQARVFGVRPGERVLQWASFSFDAWFWDFTLALLNGGALVMAEQHDLMPGESLRETMLRHKVDHAVMPPVALGITDSEGLLVGGTITSTGDVCTRSLAAEWSKGRRLYNGYGPTEVTVGASIGGPIDGIQEEVSIGTPWDGGTVYVLDGELGDLRDGTDGELYLAGSGVARGYLNRPSLTASRFVADPYGPPGSRMYRSGDRGRRGPDGELFFTGRVDNQVKVRGFRVELGEVETRLESHPAVEIVVAVVSGEDASSQRIVAYVKPSARHEVTEDQLREHARKALPEHMVPSALVMLDRFPTLLNGKIDRRELEERAALVALDAPASAPTPDATTPGTAVPADGGEEGSYERILCAMVNEILRIGHATPEDNFFDLGGHSVLAAQLARRVRSELGVAVPMRDMLTAATIAELASVVERSERTERAERP, encoded by the coding sequence TTGAGACTTCTCCCGGATTTCTTCGAGACCCGTGTCGCCGAGGTACCCGATGCTCCGTCGGTCCTCTTCGGTGACACCGTCGTCGACTACGCGGAGCTGAACGCCCGCGCCAACCGCCTCGCCAGACGGCTGATCGCGGCCGGCGTCGGCCCCGACCGCCTGGTCGCGATCGCCGTGCCGCGCTCGGTGCGGCTGATCGTCGCGGTGCTCGCCGTGCTGAAGGCCGGCGGCGCGTATCTCCCGCTCGACCCGTCCTACCCGGCCGAGCGGCTCACGCACATGGTCGTGGACGCCGAGCCGGTCATGCTGCTGCGCACCGAGGACGTCACCTCGCTGCGCCTGGACGTGCCCGAGATCGTGCTCGGCGACCCGTCCTTCGAGGCCGCCTGCGCGCAGGAGAGCGACGCCGACGTCACCCAGGACGAGCGCCTCGCACCGCTGCTCCCGGCCCACCTGATGTACGTCATCTACACCTCCGGTTCGACCGGCGTGCCCAAGGGCGTCGCGGTCTCCCACTCCGGCGTGGCCGATCTGGTCTCGACCCAGGCGAGGGTGTTCGGGGTCCGCCCCGGCGAGCGGGTGCTCCAGTGGGCCTCCTTCAGCTTCGACGCCTGGTTCTGGGACTTCACGCTGGCCCTGCTGAACGGCGGGGCCCTGGTCATGGCCGAGCAGCACGACCTGATGCCGGGGGAGTCGCTGCGCGAGACCATGCTGAGGCACAAGGTCGACCACGCGGTCATGCCGCCGGTGGCGCTGGGCATCACCGACAGCGAGGGGCTGCTGGTCGGCGGCACGATCACCTCCACCGGCGACGTCTGCACGAGGTCCCTGGCGGCGGAGTGGTCCAAGGGCAGGCGCCTCTACAACGGATACGGCCCGACCGAGGTGACCGTGGGCGCGTCGATCGGCGGGCCGATCGACGGCATCCAGGAGGAGGTGTCGATCGGGACGCCGTGGGACGGCGGCACGGTGTACGTGCTCGACGGGGAGCTGGGCGACCTGCGGGACGGCACGGACGGGGAGCTGTACCTGGCCGGCTCGGGTGTGGCCCGGGGCTACCTCAACCGCCCGAGCCTGACGGCTTCCCGCTTCGTCGCGGATCCGTACGGCCCGCCCGGCAGCAGGATGTACCGGTCGGGCGACCGGGGCCGGCGCGGCCCCGACGGCGAGCTGTTCTTCACCGGCCGGGTCGACAACCAGGTCAAGGTGCGCGGCTTCCGCGTCGAACTGGGCGAGGTCGAGACGCGGCTGGAGAGCCACCCGGCCGTGGAGATCGTCGTCGCGGTGGTGAGCGGCGAGGACGCCTCCTCCCAGCGCATCGTCGCCTACGTCAAGCCCTCGGCGCGCCACGAGGTGACGGAGGACCAGCTGCGCGAGCACGCCCGCAAGGCGCTGCCGGAGCACATGGTCCCGTCGGCCCTCGTCATGCTGGACCGGTTCCCGACCCTGCTGAACGGGAAGATCGACCGCCGCGAACTGGAGGAGCGGGCGGCGCTCGTCGCGCTCGACGCCCCGGCGTCCGCCCCGACGCCCGACGCCACGACGCCCGGCACGGCGGTCCCCGCGGACGGGGGCGAGGAGGGATCGTACGAGCGGATCCTCTGCGCGATGGTGAACGAGATCCTGAGGATCGGCCACGCGACGCCCGAGGACAACTTCTTCGACCTGGGCGGCCATTCGGTGCTCGCCGCGCAGCTGGCCCGGCGGGTGCGCTCGGAGCTCGGTGTGGCCGTGCCGATGCGCGACATGCTCACGGCAGCGACCATCGCGGAGCTGGCGAGCGTCGTCGAGCGGTCCGAGCGCACCGAGCGGGCCGAGCGCCCCTGA
- a CDS encoding alpha/beta hydrolase — protein sequence MIAWQRAGGPPVPDRDLTVEQARERYLASSVRPHREDGPPRASVASADHVIDTEDGSSIRCRVYTPETDEGRVITFLHGGGWVMGDVDSHDRACRMLASSLGSVVVSADYRRPPEFPYPTPLRDAVAATRWTAASFPGREHVVAGDSAGGALSLGVAMDARDTGGPELAALLLVYPPVDPSLRIAAACDHAEGYLLSVEDMAWNYEMYVPDPERRSDPAVDLLNADLRGLPPTVLATAEFDPLRDEGIQLTEKLAASGVPARHVPGPGLVHGYFLMQDMVPAAAACSRLVVDELHAVLKSVSAPRAT from the coding sequence TTGATCGCCTGGCAGCGCGCCGGGGGGCCGCCGGTTCCGGACCGCGACCTGACGGTCGAGCAGGCCCGTGAGCGGTACCTGGCGAGCTCCGTGCGCCCCCACCGGGAGGACGGACCCCCGCGCGCGTCCGTCGCCTCCGCCGACCACGTGATCGACACCGAGGACGGATCCTCGATCCGGTGCAGGGTGTACACCCCGGAGACGGACGAGGGCCGGGTGATCACCTTCCTGCACGGCGGCGGATGGGTGATGGGCGACGTCGACAGCCACGACCGGGCCTGCCGGATGCTCGCGTCGTCACTGGGCTCCGTCGTCGTCTCCGCCGACTACCGGCGGCCGCCGGAGTTCCCCTACCCCACGCCGCTGCGCGACGCCGTCGCCGCGACCCGCTGGACGGCCGCGTCGTTCCCGGGCCGTGAGCACGTGGTGGCCGGCGACAGCGCGGGAGGCGCCCTGTCGCTGGGCGTCGCCATGGACGCGCGCGACACCGGGGGCCCCGAGCTGGCCGCGCTGCTGCTGGTGTACCCGCCGGTGGATCCGAGCCTGCGGATCGCCGCGGCCTGCGACCACGCCGAGGGGTATCTGCTGAGCGTCGAGGACATGGCCTGGAACTACGAGATGTACGTCCCCGACCCGGAGCGCCGGAGCGATCCCGCCGTGGACCTGCTCAACGCCGACCTGCGGGGCCTGCCGCCCACGGTGCTCGCCACGGCGGAGTTCGACCCGCTCCGCGACGAGGGAATACAGCTGACCGAGAAGCTGGCGGCCTCGGGCGTCCCCGCACGACACGTCCCCGGGCCGGGTCTGGTCCACGGCTACTTCCTGATGCAGGACATGGTGCCCGCGGCGGCCGCGTGCAGCCGGCTGGTCGTCGACGAGCTGCACGCGGTGCTGAAGTCGGTCAGCGCGCCGCGCGCCACATGA
- a CDS encoding cytochrome P450, whose product MPELPVIRRAPRSLPIAGHALPLLVQPLEFLKSLPALGDLVRVGMGPSDAYVPCDPALFRQILKDTRLYDKGGLFYDRGREAVGNGLVTSRWADHRRQRPLMQPSFDHRHIGHYAELMADETDAMMRSWRSGEIVDIDQAMARLTLRITTRSLFSVPADHTFVTQVEKWLPILMDGFFLRMFVPARLLPLVPTKTNRQYPRAIAEMRKLTEEIIDEVRRKKDEDPGLLASLMNARDETTGEPLGTQELFDQVLILLIAGSETTATALAFTFQLLGTHPEVAARLREEVDGALGGRTPRFEDLSGLTFTRQVLMESLRLYPPAWMFTRATSTACELGGHTFPEGTTFLLSPYILHHDPALFPRPESFDPDRWRPGAMSDVARRSVVPFGAGGRKCIGDQFAISEAMLAIAAIAGRWDLTPVRDRPLRPIARATLKTGPLPMRLRERPHEPVRSATTNDLRDQR is encoded by the coding sequence ATGCCGGAGCTTCCTGTCATCAGAAGAGCCCCTCGAAGCCTGCCGATCGCGGGCCACGCCCTCCCTCTGCTCGTACAGCCGCTGGAATTCCTGAAGTCACTCCCGGCACTCGGCGACCTGGTGCGGGTCGGGATGGGTCCGAGTGACGCCTACGTGCCGTGCGACCCCGCCCTGTTCCGGCAGATACTCAAGGACACCCGGCTCTACGACAAGGGCGGCCTGTTCTACGACCGCGGCCGCGAGGCCGTGGGAAACGGCCTGGTCACCAGCCGCTGGGCCGACCACCGCCGGCAACGCCCGCTGATGCAGCCGTCGTTCGACCACCGGCACATCGGCCACTACGCCGAGCTGATGGCGGACGAGACGGACGCCATGATGCGCTCCTGGCGGTCGGGCGAGATCGTCGACATCGACCAGGCGATGGCCCGGCTCACCCTCCGCATCACGACCCGGTCCCTCTTCTCGGTGCCCGCGGACCACACGTTCGTGACCCAGGTCGAGAAGTGGCTGCCGATCCTCATGGACGGCTTCTTCCTGCGCATGTTCGTCCCGGCGCGGCTCCTGCCGCTCGTCCCCACGAAGACGAACCGGCAGTACCCCCGCGCGATCGCGGAGATGCGCAAGCTCACCGAGGAGATCATCGACGAGGTGCGGCGCAAGAAGGACGAGGATCCCGGGCTGCTCGCGAGCCTGATGAACGCGCGCGACGAGACCACCGGGGAGCCGCTCGGCACGCAGGAGCTCTTCGACCAGGTCCTGATCCTGCTGATCGCCGGATCGGAGACCACCGCGACGGCGCTGGCCTTCACCTTCCAGCTGCTCGGCACGCACCCCGAGGTCGCCGCCCGCCTGCGGGAGGAGGTCGACGGCGCGCTCGGCGGCCGGACGCCCCGCTTCGAGGACCTCTCCGGGCTGACGTTCACGCGGCAGGTGCTCATGGAGAGCCTTCGGCTCTATCCGCCGGCGTGGATGTTCACCCGGGCCACCAGCACGGCCTGCGAACTCGGCGGGCACACGTTCCCCGAGGGGACCACCTTCCTGCTCAGCCCCTACATCCTGCACCACGACCCGGCGCTGTTCCCCCGGCCGGAGAGCTTCGACCCGGACCGCTGGCGGCCCGGCGCGATGAGCGACGTCGCACGTCGGTCGGTGGTGCCCTTCGGCGCGGGCGGCAGGAAGTGCATCGGCGACCAGTTCGCGATCAGCGAGGCGATGCTGGCCATCGCGGCGATCGCCGGCCGCTGGGACCTGACCCCGGTCCGCGACCGGCCGCTACGGCCCATCGCCCGCGCCACGCTCAAGACGGGCCCTCTTCCGATGAGGCTCCGGGAACGCCCGCACGAACCGGTGCGGAGTGCGACGACCAACGATCTCCGAGACCAGAGGTAG
- a CDS encoding GNAT family N-acetyltransferase, whose protein sequence is MIGPNRIPMADRVLGVEVSDVTVRPLAAGEFELAGRIVGLAFADNPSNLATVGGDREKAIRAMEQGTRIIKLENSSHHALGAEREGRLVGLMNAVEWPHCQMTLGEKLKSAPVMMRTIGRNMPRAFKIMSSRAKHEPREPHWHLGPLAVHPDEQGRGIGTTLFRAFLDRIDEQGAPAFLQADVDRNVALYQKFGFEVVSRETILGVDTRFMWRAAR, encoded by the coding sequence ATGATCGGGCCGAATCGAATTCCGATGGCTGATCGCGTCCTGGGGGTTGAAGTGAGCGATGTGACCGTGCGTCCCTTGGCTGCCGGCGAGTTTGAGCTCGCAGGTCGAATAGTGGGACTCGCCTTCGCCGACAATCCGAGCAATCTGGCCACCGTGGGCGGTGATCGGGAGAAGGCCATTCGGGCGATGGAACAGGGAACGCGCATCATCAAGCTCGAGAACAGTTCCCATCATGCGCTCGGCGCCGAACGGGAGGGTCGGCTCGTCGGCCTCATGAACGCCGTGGAATGGCCGCACTGCCAGATGACGCTGGGCGAGAAGCTCAAGTCGGCGCCCGTGATGATGCGGACGATCGGACGCAACATGCCCCGAGCCTTCAAGATCATGAGCTCGCGGGCCAAGCACGAGCCCCGCGAGCCCCACTGGCACCTCGGACCGCTCGCCGTCCACCCGGACGAGCAGGGGCGGGGTATCGGAACGACGCTGTTCAGGGCGTTCCTCGACAGGATCGACGAGCAGGGGGCCCCCGCCTTCCTTCAGGCGGACGTCGACCGCAACGTCGCGCTCTACCAGAAGTTCGGCTTCGAGGTCGTCTCCCGGGAGACGATCCTCGGCGTCGACACCCGCTTCATGTGGCGCGCGGCGCGCTGA